A section of the Entelurus aequoreus isolate RoL-2023_Sb linkage group LG21, RoL_Eaeq_v1.1, whole genome shotgun sequence genome encodes:
- the LOC133638268 gene encoding hepatic leukemia factor-like isoform X2 — protein sequence MEGLFRMRVSAFTPNLLLAASHGVLKSHGVLKSLLEKPVTHHEVFHKDKKLEEDFSIPQSAFLGPTLWDKTLDYDGDNFQMEYMDLEEFLSENGIPVGPAQHHPPLMAPPSPPAVDLSNQASTSVSPNYLHGGGAGLSNTVDPDSIRVAVIYEPDPADLALSSVPGQEVFDPRRRTFSAEELKPQPMMKKARKVFIPEDLKDDRYWARRRKNNMAAKRSRDARRLKENQIAVRASFLEKENSALRQEVAAVRQEVAVMRKELDSATNILTKYEARHGRL from the exons ATGGAAGGACTGTTCCGCATGCGCGTCAGCGCCTTCACGCCCAACTTGCTTCTGGCGGCTTCTCACGGAGTCCTCAAGTCTCACGGAGTCCTCAAGTCCCTGCTGGAGAAACCCGTCACGCACCATGAAG TGTTCCACAAGGACAAGAAGTTGGAGGAGGACTTCAGCATCCCTCAGTCGGCCTTCCTGGGCCCCACCTTGTGGGACAAGACTCTGGACTATGACGGGGACAACTTCCAGATGGAGTACATGGACCTGGAGGAGTTCCTGTCCGAGAACGGGATCCCCGTCGGTCCCGCCCAGCACCATCCTCCCCTCATGGCCCCGCCCTCGCCCCCCGCGGTGGACCTCAGCAACCAAGCCTCCACCTCCGTGTCGCCAAACTACCTGCACGGCGGCGGGGCAG GTCTGAGCAACACCGTCGACCCAGACTCCATCCGGGTGGCGGTGATCTACGAGCCCGACCCGGCCGATCTAGCGCTGTCCAGTGTACCGGGCCAGGAGGTGTTCGACCCCAGGAGGCGCACGTTTTCCGCGGAGGAGTTGAAGCCTCAGCCGATGATGAAGAAAGCTCGCAAGGTCTTCATTCCCGAAGACTTGAAG GACGACAGGTACTGGGCCCGGCGCAGGAAGAACAACATGGCGGCCAAGCGCTCCCGCGACGCCAGGCGGCTGAAGGAGAACCAGATCGCCGTCCGAGCCAGCTTCCTGGAGAAGGAGAACAGCGCCCTGCGGCAGGAAGTGGCCGCCGTGCGGCAGGAAGTGGCCGTCATGCGCAAAGAGCTCGACAGCGCCACGAACATCCTGACCAAGTACGAGGCGCGGCACGGGAGGCTGTGA
- the LOC133638268 gene encoding hepatic leukemia factor-like isoform X1, translating to MEGLFRMRVSAFTPNLLLAASHGVLKSHGVLKSLLEKPVTHHEVFHKDKKLEEDFSIPQSAFLGPTLWDKTLDYDGDNFQMEYMDLEEFLSENGIPVGPAQHHPPLMAPPSPPAVDLSNQASTSVSPNYLHGGGAGLSNTVDPDSIRVAVIYEPDPADLALSSVPGQEVFDPRRRTFSAEELKPQPMMKKARKVFIPEDLKQDDRYWARRRKNNMAAKRSRDARRLKENQIAVRASFLEKENSALRQEVAAVRQEVAVMRKELDSATNILTKYEARHGRL from the exons ATGGAAGGACTGTTCCGCATGCGCGTCAGCGCCTTCACGCCCAACTTGCTTCTGGCGGCTTCTCACGGAGTCCTCAAGTCTCACGGAGTCCTCAAGTCCCTGCTGGAGAAACCCGTCACGCACCATGAAG TGTTCCACAAGGACAAGAAGTTGGAGGAGGACTTCAGCATCCCTCAGTCGGCCTTCCTGGGCCCCACCTTGTGGGACAAGACTCTGGACTATGACGGGGACAACTTCCAGATGGAGTACATGGACCTGGAGGAGTTCCTGTCCGAGAACGGGATCCCCGTCGGTCCCGCCCAGCACCATCCTCCCCTCATGGCCCCGCCCTCGCCCCCCGCGGTGGACCTCAGCAACCAAGCCTCCACCTCCGTGTCGCCAAACTACCTGCACGGCGGCGGGGCAG GTCTGAGCAACACCGTCGACCCAGACTCCATCCGGGTGGCGGTGATCTACGAGCCCGACCCGGCCGATCTAGCGCTGTCCAGTGTACCGGGCCAGGAGGTGTTCGACCCCAGGAGGCGCACGTTTTCCGCGGAGGAGTTGAAGCCTCAGCCGATGATGAAGAAAGCTCGCAAGGTCTTCATTCCCGAAGACTTGAAG CAGGACGACAGGTACTGGGCCCGGCGCAGGAAGAACAACATGGCGGCCAAGCGCTCCCGCGACGCCAGGCGGCTGAAGGAGAACCAGATCGCCGTCCGAGCCAGCTTCCTGGAGAAGGAGAACAGCGCCCTGCGGCAGGAAGTGGCCGCCGTGCGGCAGGAAGTGGCCGTCATGCGCAAAGAGCTCGACAGCGCCACGAACATCCTGACCAAGTACGAGGCGCGGCACGGGAGGCTGTGA